From the Halalkalicoccus sp. NIPERK01 genome, one window contains:
- a CDS encoding polysaccharide deacetylase family protein: MTKRPNRRQFLAGVGVGSLGLAGCTDILGSGEGNGGNGNGNGNGNGGLGGGNGDESQATPPAIDAGELIDDFEDVENWAPMEESNVAGDGEAALTGSQSLRIENQGTTAGVFQAFPDGLDASGNHLSMAIRVDSPRPARVRLEVDAPARADQLWTTRTMLGSHEGWFRMDAGWTGQRGEPNLGNVQEMRIYIQTQEEEEIRFWIDDLRMTPAADQGYVILSFDDGVASQYERAFPILEEYGYQAAAAVIPNSLNRDGRLHIDQLREMRDAGWDISSHPDPGTGLAEVDPEEARNRIESDFQYLDNRGFPDGARHMFAPYHSVNQEVIDIAREYHETCFYFAGNNSNVPPTDAMHLSRVDMHDIGGFTSLIDMAAQHNQLAVGLAHGVEPEDAEEPSPHADITVEQLREVLDHIEQSNVEVITPSQLIDSV, encoded by the coding sequence CGGCGAGGGGAACGGCGGGAACGGGAACGGAAACGGGAACGGGAACGGCGGCTTAGGCGGCGGGAACGGCGACGAGTCCCAGGCCACGCCGCCGGCTATCGATGCCGGCGAACTGATCGACGACTTCGAGGACGTCGAGAACTGGGCCCCGATGGAGGAGAGCAACGTGGCCGGCGACGGCGAAGCGGCGCTCACCGGCAGCCAGTCGCTGCGGATCGAGAACCAGGGCACTACGGCGGGTGTCTTCCAGGCGTTCCCCGACGGTCTCGACGCCTCGGGTAACCACCTCTCGATGGCGATCCGCGTCGACTCCCCCCGTCCCGCCCGTGTCCGACTCGAAGTCGACGCACCGGCGCGGGCCGATCAGCTCTGGACGACCCGGACGATGCTCGGTTCGCACGAGGGCTGGTTCCGCATGGACGCCGGCTGGACCGGCCAGCGCGGCGAGCCGAACCTCGGGAACGTCCAGGAGATGCGCATCTACATCCAGACCCAGGAGGAAGAGGAGATCCGCTTCTGGATCGACGACCTCCGAATGACGCCCGCGGCCGATCAGGGCTACGTCATCCTCAGTTTCGACGACGGCGTCGCCAGCCAGTACGAGCGCGCGTTCCCGATCCTCGAGGAGTACGGCTATCAGGCGGCGGCGGCGGTCATCCCGAACTCGCTCAACCGCGATGGTCGGTTGCACATCGATCAACTGCGGGAGATGCGCGACGCCGGTTGGGACATCTCCTCGCATCCCGATCCGGGGACCGGACTCGCCGAGGTCGACCCCGAGGAGGCGCGCAACCGGATCGAATCCGACTTCCAGTACCTCGACAACCGCGGGTTCCCCGACGGCGCGCGCCACATGTTCGCCCCCTACCACAGCGTCAACCAGGAGGTGATCGACATCGCCCGCGAGTACCACGAGACCTGCTTCTACTTCGCCGGCAACAACAGCAACGTCCCACCGACGGACGCGATGCACCTCTCGCGGGTCGACATGCACGACATCGGTGGCTTTACGAGCCTCATCGACATGGCCGCACAGCACAACCAGCTCGCGGTCGGACTGGCACACGGCGTCGAACCCGAGGACGCAGAGGAGCCCAGCCCCCACGCCGACATCACCGTCGAACAGCTGCGCGAAGTGCTCGATCACATCGAGCAGAGCAATGTCGAGGTCATCACGCCCTCCCAGCTCATCGACAGCGTCTGA